From the Candidatus Hydrogenedentota bacterium genome, one window contains:
- a CDS encoding superoxide dismutase has product MGTQEVLFHATAVNRRQFLTLAGAFVAAAGVAGVPGTARAADPITLPPLPYPDDALAPVISANTISFHYGKHHKGYVDNLNKLIANTPYEGQPLEKIIAGAAGKADETAIFNNAAQIWNHTFYWQSLSPNGGGDPPASLMKQIEASFGSLEDCKKSLADAATKQFGSGWAWLVRQGGGLAVTKTPNAELPLTPDVKPLLVIDVWEHAYYLDYQNRRADYVAAVLEKLVNWEFAAANLSQG; this is encoded by the coding sequence ATGGGCACTCAAGAGGTTCTCTTTCACGCAACCGCTGTAAACCGGCGGCAATTCCTGACCTTGGCGGGAGCATTCGTGGCCGCGGCGGGCGTAGCCGGCGTTCCAGGCACCGCGCGCGCGGCAGACCCGATCACGTTACCGCCACTGCCCTATCCGGACGACGCGTTGGCGCCGGTCATCTCCGCCAATACCATCAGTTTCCACTATGGCAAGCATCACAAGGGCTATGTCGACAACCTGAACAAGCTCATTGCCAACACGCCCTATGAAGGCCAGCCTCTTGAGAAGATCATCGCGGGCGCTGCGGGCAAGGCGGATGAGACGGCTATCTTCAACAATGCGGCGCAGATTTGGAATCACACGTTCTATTGGCAGAGCCTTTCGCCCAATGGCGGCGGCGATCCCCCGGCGTCGCTCATGAAACAGATTGAGGCATCCTTCGGAAGCCTGGAAGACTGCAAGAAATCCCTAGCCGACGCCGCCACAAAGCAGTTTGGCAGTGGCTGGGCCTGGCTGGTCCGGCAGGGTGGCGGCCTCGCGGTCACGAAGACTCCGAATGCCGAGTTGCCGTTGACACCCGACGTCAAGCCGCTCCTCGTCATCGACGTTTGGGAACACGCCTACTACCTCGACTATCAGAATCGCCGGGCAGACTATGTCGCTGCCGTGCTCGAAAAACTGGTCAACTGGGAATTTGCGGCAGCAAACCTCAGCCAAGGTTGA
- a CDS encoding sugar porter family MFS transporter: MSPDGRTEPAQTGDSGSVYAFAVAFVAAVGGFLFGYDLAIIGAANLYLRDVFQLSEWWFGFTTGSAALGCMAGPFLGGWLCDAIGRNRTLVIACVLLAINAVFTALAGDFITFNVFRIIGGVGVGLCSVASPMYISEVAPKRMRGGLGVMYQLAIVVGSIAAPFAAWIIVKTFPESVAWRWMFGSAMLPILFFAVLLLFLPSSPRWLAGRGRFDEALDVLSRVGGTAHANEELREIKSALAEETGDLRELFQPGIRYALFIGLCLAFFNNWTGWSVMGGYIPRLFEMSGMDDRSQAILQFAVAYGFMGLVTLIAGGLVDRVGRRPLWLCGSALMAAITSITGIVFHFQVEGFLVLVVIILCTVPHGLALGPLPWLMMSEIFPTRLRAKAVAITTAFLWLTIYSGAQLFPILTGFSAKVLGSEGGAFWLFSVICVAALLFGWKMLPETKGRTLEEISRSWKKL; the protein is encoded by the coding sequence ATGAGTCCAGATGGCCGGACAGAACCAGCCCAAACCGGGGATTCCGGTAGCGTCTACGCCTTCGCGGTAGCGTTTGTCGCCGCGGTCGGCGGGTTCTTATTCGGCTATGACCTGGCCATCATCGGGGCCGCAAACCTGTATTTGCGGGACGTGTTTCAACTTTCCGAATGGTGGTTTGGTTTCACCACAGGCAGCGCCGCGCTCGGCTGCATGGCGGGACCGTTTCTCGGGGGCTGGCTCTGCGACGCCATCGGGCGCAACCGCACGCTCGTCATCGCGTGCGTATTGCTCGCCATCAACGCCGTCTTCACGGCCCTCGCGGGCGATTTCATCACGTTCAATGTGTTCCGCATCATTGGCGGGGTAGGAGTCGGTCTGTGCTCTGTTGCCTCGCCGATGTACATTTCGGAAGTCGCCCCCAAGCGCATGCGCGGCGGACTCGGGGTCATGTATCAACTTGCCATTGTCGTCGGCAGCATCGCCGCGCCTTTCGCTGCGTGGATCATCGTGAAAACGTTTCCCGAATCCGTTGCCTGGCGATGGATGTTCGGCTCCGCAATGCTGCCCATCCTCTTTTTTGCGGTGCTGCTGCTGTTCCTTCCATCCAGCCCGCGCTGGCTCGCGGGCCGGGGCCGGTTCGACGAAGCGCTTGACGTGCTGTCGCGCGTTGGAGGCACGGCCCATGCCAACGAAGAACTGCGAGAAATCAAATCCGCGCTCGCGGAAGAGACCGGAGATCTGCGCGAGTTGTTCCAGCCGGGCATTCGGTACGCGCTGTTCATCGGCCTGTGTCTGGCATTCTTCAATAATTGGACGGGCTGGAGCGTCATGGGGGGGTACATTCCCAGGTTGTTTGAAATGTCTGGAATGGACGACCGGTCGCAGGCGATCCTTCAGTTCGCGGTGGCGTATGGATTTATGGGGCTGGTCACGCTGATCGCCGGCGGATTGGTGGACCGCGTGGGCCGCAGGCCGCTCTGGTTGTGCGGGTCGGCCCTTATGGCCGCGATCACGTCGATTACCGGCATCGTGTTTCACTTCCAGGTCGAAGGTTTTCTCGTGCTCGTCGTCATCATTCTGTGCACGGTGCCGCACGGGCTCGCGCTCGGCCCCCTGCCTTGGCTGATGATGTCGGAAATCTTCCCTACCCGGCTCCGAGCGAAGGCCGTCGCCATAACGACCGCGTTTCTCTGGCTTACCATCTACAGCGGCGCGCAGTTGTTTCCCATATTGACCGGCTTTTCCGCCAAAGTCCTGGGTTCCGAAGGCGGCGCATTCTGGCTGTTTTCGGTCATTTGTGTCGCCGCCCTCCTGTTCGGCTGGAAGATGCTGCCGGAAACCAAGGGGCGCACCCTGGAAGAAATCTCCAGGTCCTGGAAGAAGCTTTAG
- a CDS encoding glucose 1-dehydrogenase translates to MSCEARLAGRKALVTGSGTGIGREIALECARQGADVVLHYAHSDAGALSAAEAIHALGRKTAVLQANFDDVDEVLTMGEEALDFLGGVNCLINNAGITFNKPFLKVTREQFDRMYHVNIRAQFFLTQLIVAEMEKRGGGAICNITSIHGVQGAPEHSVYAGTKGAIIAYTRALAVELAHKGIRVNAIAPGWVTVENYFNVLPGFNEQDARRDAAEKVPLGTSGVPLDIAKLAVFLCSDDARYIVGQTIVADGGTTSLMSLISDFRSESTARFGKGYLPDV, encoded by the coding sequence ATGAGTTGCGAGGCCAGGCTTGCAGGAAGGAAGGCGCTTGTCACGGGATCGGGCACGGGAATCGGGCGCGAGATCGCGCTCGAATGCGCGCGCCAGGGGGCGGATGTCGTCCTGCATTACGCGCACAGCGACGCGGGCGCGCTGAGCGCGGCCGAGGCAATCCACGCCTTGGGACGCAAGACGGCCGTATTACAGGCCAACTTCGATGATGTCGACGAAGTGCTGACGATGGGCGAGGAAGCGCTCGACTTTCTCGGCGGGGTGAATTGCCTCATCAACAATGCCGGCATCACCTTCAACAAGCCGTTTCTCAAAGTGACGCGCGAGCAATTCGACAGGATGTACCACGTCAATATCCGCGCGCAGTTCTTTCTCACACAGCTTATCGTCGCCGAGATGGAAAAACGCGGCGGCGGCGCCATCTGCAATATCACGTCGATCCACGGTGTCCAGGGCGCGCCCGAGCACTCCGTCTACGCGGGCACCAAGGGCGCTATTATCGCCTATACCCGCGCGCTCGCCGTTGAACTCGCCCATAAGGGGATTCGCGTGAATGCCATCGCGCCGGGCTGGGTTACGGTCGAGAACTACTTCAACGTGCTCCCGGGCTTCAATGAGCAAGACGCGCGGCGCGACGCGGCTGAGAAGGTGCCCCTGGGGACTTCCGGCGTCCCGCTGGATATCGCGAAGCTGGCCGTGTTCCTCTGTTCCGACGACGCGCGCTACATCGTCGGCCAGACCATCGTCGCGGACGGCGGCACGACGTCCTTGATGTCGTTGATCTCAGATTTTCGCTCGGAATCCACGGCGCGTTTCGGGAAGGGATACCTCCCGGATGTCTGA